Sequence from the Schaalia sp. 19OD2882 genome:
CATCGAGATCATGAGGGAGCTCAAGTCCGCAGGCACCTCCATCGTCTTCATCACCCACAAGCTGCGCGAAGTGCGCGCAGTCGCGGACCGCATCACGGTCATTCGTCGCGGCAAGGTCGTCGGTGAAGCGTCCCCGACCTCGACGGAGACGGAACTGGCCTCCCTCATGGTGGGCCGCGCCGTGGACCTGGGGGTCACCAAGGACGACGCCACCCCCGGGTCGGTACTGCTGGCCTTCACGGACGTCTCGGTCCTCGACGAGGCCGGTCACACCGCGCTGGACCACGTCGACCTGCAGGTGCGCAGTGGCGAGATCCTGTGCGTGGCCGGTGTCCAGGGCAACGGCCAGACAGAGCTGTGCGAGGTCGTCCTGGGCTCCATCAAGCCGAACACCGGATCGGTGGAGGTCAACGGCCAGGACCTGTCGGGTCTGACGATCCGCAAGCGCCTGGACTCGGGCCTGGGCTACGTGCCCGAGGACCGCAGCGAGGACGGCATGATCGCCTCCTTCTCCATCGCGGAAAACATGATCCTCGACCAGTACCACCTGGCGCCCTTCTCCAAGGGCCCGTCGATGGACCTCAAGGCGGTGGGCACTCACGCCGAGCAGCTGCGCGAACAATTCGACGTGCGCGTGACCTCCGTGGACGACCCGATCTCGACCCTGTCGGGCGGCAACGCGCAAAAGGCGATCCTCTCGCGTGAACTCTCCAAGGACCTCAAGGTCCTCGTCGTCTCCCAACCCACCCGCGGCCTGGACGTGGGATCCATCGAGTTCGTCTACAAGCGCATCGTCGCCGAACGCGACAAGGGCACGGCCGTCCTGGTCGTGTCGACGGAATTGGACGAGGTCGTCGCACTGGCTGACCGGATCGCCGTCATGTACCGCGGACGTGTGGTCGGCATCGTCCCGGCCGACACCCCACGCGACGTCCTCGGCCTCATGATGGCCGGCGTGCCATTGGCCGAAGCCCAGGAGCAGGCAGG
This genomic interval carries:
- a CDS encoding ABC transporter ATP-binding protein, whose amino-acid sequence is MKLELEGITKVFGPLVANDHIDLVVEPGQIHALLGENGAGKSTLMNVLYGLYQPDGGRILIDGQPVTFKGPGDAVAAGIGMVHQHFMLVPVFTVTESVALGYEPTTFGLLDTATARKKVIDLSARFGFDIDPDALIEDLPVGAQQRVEIIKALSRDAKVLILDEPTAVLTPQETDELIEIMRELKSAGTSIVFITHKLREVRAVADRITVIRRGKVVGEASPTSTETELASLMVGRAVDLGVTKDDATPGSVLLAFTDVSVLDEAGHTALDHVDLQVRSGEILCVAGVQGNGQTELCEVVLGSIKPNTGSVEVNGQDLSGLTIRKRLDSGLGYVPEDRSEDGMIASFSIAENMILDQYHLAPFSKGPSMDLKAVGTHAEQLREQFDVRVTSVDDPISTLSGGNAQKAILSRELSKDLKVLVVSQPTRGLDVGSIEFVYKRIVAERDKGTAVLVVSTELDEVVALADRIAVMYRGRVVGIVPADTPRDVLGLMMAGVPLAEAQEQAGRATNAPAEAQTPVTTEEAAE